A window of the Streptomyces sp. NBC_00454 genome harbors these coding sequences:
- a CDS encoding cytochrome P450, whose protein sequence is MAVEASPEHLSPAPLGPPVPELDPAVVERWRAGGGELVELLAEVCGRVGGVGAFRLGDGPGERPTVLVTSPQAIQHVLALHPDRYVKRSHRARLLIGDGVLAATGEAWKRQRRLLQSQFTGTGMRRYEQRIAGAARTTAGRWAAYARSGEVLDVGEEMRRFALDTIWRSLTGHPLDADTERELAAVAAVVAALPTLPAGAADAGEAVAADLARIDAVAEHAIAAARRGAAGPDGPGLLHLLVEASAERPEYTDRLIRDELVTLLVAGHETTATTLTWLYLLLDRNPAAREQALAAGGEGSPERREAVQALVNETLRLYPSAWILPRHAIEDDTLAGHAVEAGTDVVVCPYLAHRDPGLWPDPERFDPRRFTTAGGRPAMAGGYVPFGIGPRACLGLQFALRESTVLLEHLLPAYTPAFRSVPEKAAYSITVRPDGPTPATLTAV, encoded by the coding sequence ATGGCCGTCGAAGCCAGTCCCGAACACCTCTCTCCGGCGCCGCTCGGGCCCCCGGTTCCCGAGCTGGATCCCGCCGTGGTCGAGCGGTGGCGCGCCGGCGGAGGCGAACTGGTCGAGCTGCTGGCCGAGGTGTGCGGGCGGGTCGGCGGCGTCGGCGCGTTCCGCCTCGGGGACGGGCCCGGGGAGCGGCCGACCGTGCTGGTCACCTCGCCGCAGGCCATCCAGCACGTGCTGGCCCTGCATCCGGACCGGTACGTCAAGCGCTCGCACCGCGCCCGCCTGCTGATCGGCGACGGAGTGCTGGCCGCGACCGGCGAGGCGTGGAAGCGGCAACGGCGGCTCCTGCAGTCGCAGTTCACCGGGACCGGGATGCGCCGCTACGAGCAGCGGATCGCCGGGGCGGCGCGGACCACCGCCGGGCGCTGGGCCGCGTACGCCCGTAGTGGTGAAGTCCTCGACGTCGGCGAGGAGATGCGGCGCTTCGCCCTCGACACCATCTGGCGTTCGCTGACCGGGCACCCCCTCGACGCGGACACCGAGCGCGAACTGGCCGCCGTCGCGGCCGTGGTGGCCGCCCTGCCGACGCTGCCCGCCGGTGCGGCCGACGCGGGGGAGGCCGTCGCCGCCGATCTGGCCAGGATCGACGCCGTCGCCGAGCACGCCATCGCCGCCGCCCGCCGCGGCGCCGCCGGGCCCGACGGGCCGGGGCTGCTGCATCTGCTGGTGGAGGCCTCCGCCGAGCGGCCCGAGTACACCGACCGGCTGATCCGCGACGAGCTGGTCACCCTGCTGGTGGCCGGTCACGAGACCACCGCCACCACCCTGACCTGGCTGTACCTGTTGCTGGACCGCAATCCGGCGGCCCGCGAACAGGCCCTCGCGGCGGGCGGCGAGGGCTCGCCGGAGCGCCGGGAGGCCGTCCAGGCACTGGTCAACGAGACGCTGCGGCTGTACCCGTCGGCGTGGATCCTGCCCCGGCACGCCATCGAGGACGACACCCTGGCGGGCCATGCCGTCGAGGCGGGCACCGATGTGGTCGTCTGCCCCTATCTCGCCCACCGCGACCCCGGACTGTGGCCGGACCCCGAGCGCTTCGATCCGCGGCGGTTCACCACCGCGGGGGGCCGCCCGGCCATGGCCGGCGGGTACGTGCCCTTCGGCATCGGGCCGCGCGCCTGCCTCGGCCTCCAGTTCGCGCTGC
- a CDS encoding chloride channel protein encodes MRPLAAKGAWDGLRRSQTGLLLAAVLVGAGAGLGAVGFRWLIEGVTKVLSGHDDYSSAGHAPNPYVPWLGPYFVLLAPVVAGAIYGPLVYRYAKEARGHGVPEVMYAVARQGGRIAPRVAVVKSIASALCIGGGGSVGREGPIVQIGSALGSTAGAILRMDEERMRLMVACGAAGGIAATFNAPLAGVFFAMELILRDFTTRGFGMVAVSAVTASVIGRASLGDERFLDLTPVGVDHVAAYALYVLLGVVAGAVGVLFTKVLYWVEDICDAVWRGPEWLRPAVGGLLLGAILLALPEMYGVGYPVLGKAAVGGYAVGFLLVLLVGKIVACSVTIGIGGSGGVFAPSLFVGAMLGSSFGQTMDHLAPGVTGSAMTYAVIGMGAVFAGSARAPITAVIIIFELTGEYGIILPLMAAIAVATGVSHALSRDTVYTAKLRRRGVDLDLTGPAAVEVRTAMGSPPVPLTPGTPLREAAAAMIAAGAGRLPVLDAHGRYVGSVGAQALARALASYEGGSEEESVEVVLQHPPTLLPGQSLAEALPLLAASESEGLAVLDGEGHHLLGWISHRSALLALHPQP; translated from the coding sequence ATGAGACCGTTGGCGGCGAAGGGGGCATGGGACGGACTGCGCCGCAGCCAGACCGGACTGCTGCTGGCCGCGGTGCTGGTCGGCGCCGGGGCGGGACTGGGCGCGGTGGGCTTCCGATGGCTGATCGAGGGCGTCACCAAGGTGCTGTCCGGGCACGACGACTACTCCTCGGCGGGCCACGCCCCCAACCCCTACGTCCCGTGGCTCGGACCGTACTTCGTCCTGCTCGCACCCGTGGTCGCGGGCGCGATCTACGGGCCCCTCGTCTACCGCTACGCCAAGGAGGCGCGCGGCCACGGCGTACCCGAGGTCATGTACGCCGTCGCCCGCCAGGGCGGCCGGATCGCGCCCCGGGTCGCCGTGGTGAAATCGATCGCCTCAGCCCTGTGCATCGGCGGCGGCGGCTCGGTCGGCCGCGAAGGCCCGATCGTGCAGATCGGGTCCGCCCTCGGATCCACCGCGGGAGCGATCCTGCGCATGGACGAGGAGCGGATGCGGCTGATGGTCGCCTGCGGTGCGGCCGGCGGCATCGCGGCAACCTTCAACGCACCCCTGGCCGGCGTGTTCTTCGCGATGGAACTGATCCTGCGCGACTTCACGACCCGCGGCTTCGGCATGGTGGCCGTCTCCGCCGTCACCGCCAGCGTGATCGGCCGCGCGTCGCTCGGGGACGAGCGGTTCCTGGACCTGACCCCGGTGGGCGTGGACCACGTGGCCGCGTACGCCCTGTACGTACTGCTCGGTGTGGTGGCCGGAGCCGTCGGGGTGCTCTTCACCAAGGTCCTGTACTGGGTGGAGGACATCTGCGACGCCGTCTGGCGCGGGCCCGAATGGCTCCGCCCGGCGGTCGGCGGCCTCCTGCTCGGCGCCATCCTGCTCGCGCTGCCCGAGATGTACGGGGTCGGCTACCCGGTCCTGGGCAAGGCCGCGGTGGGCGGCTACGCCGTCGGATTCCTGCTGGTGCTGCTCGTCGGCAAGATCGTCGCGTGCAGCGTCACCATCGGAATCGGCGGCTCGGGCGGCGTGTTCGCGCCCAGCCTCTTCGTCGGGGCGATGCTCGGCAGCTCCTTCGGACAGACGATGGACCACCTGGCGCCCGGAGTGACCGGCTCGGCCATGACCTACGCGGTCATCGGCATGGGCGCGGTCTTCGCGGGGTCGGCCCGCGCCCCGATCACCGCCGTCATCATCATCTTCGAGCTGACCGGCGAGTACGGGATCATCCTGCCGCTGATGGCCGCCATCGCTGTCGCCACCGGGGTCAGCCACGCGCTCAGCCGCGACACCGTCTACACGGCCAAACTCCGCCGCCGCGGGGTCGACCTCGACCTGACCGGCCCCGCCGCGGTCGAGGTCCGCACGGCGATGGGGTCGCCGCCGGTCCCGCTGACCCCCGGCACACCATTGCGCGAGGCCGCCGCGGCGATGATTGCGGCGGGCGCGGGCCGCCTCCCCGTACTCGACGCCCACGGCCGCTACGTGGGCTCGGTCGGCGCGCAGGCCCTGGCCCGGGCCCTGGCCTCGTACGAGGGCGGCTCCGAGGAGGAATCCGTCGAGGTGGTACTGCAGCACCCGCCGACCCTGCTCCCCGGCCAGTCCCTGGCGGAAGCCCTGCCGCTGCTCGCGGCGAGCGAGAGCGAAGGACTCGCGGTCCTGGACGGGGAAGGCCACCACCTCCTGGGATGGATCTCCCACCGCTCCGCACTCCTGGCGCTCCACCCCCAGCCCTGA
- a CDS encoding N-acetylmuramoyl-L-alanine amidase, whose protein sequence is MNHRKPAPSNPGRRRLLTRGGALLFVATAGTLLAARPDRADGPGRPGDDRAPSEDPLASSTASAASGWMPGVIRKPLERNFVVGERDAQRGLVLHVQEGEGSLHERFSTPGIKASSHFWVSQDGETEQYVSVLDRAWAQVDGNGAWASVETSGFTTRALTEAQVDAVSRIYLWGAGAHGWPPSISDSPDRPGLGTHTMGGAAWGAHACPGPLRSGQRTEIIRRVKERLPAA, encoded by the coding sequence ATGAACCACAGGAAACCCGCCCCCTCGAATCCGGGCAGGCGGCGCCTGCTGACCAGGGGCGGAGCACTGCTCTTCGTCGCGACCGCCGGAACCCTGCTGGCGGCCAGGCCCGACAGGGCCGACGGGCCGGGCCGGCCCGGCGACGACCGCGCCCCCTCCGAGGACCCTCTGGCCTCGTCCACCGCTTCCGCGGCCTCCGGCTGGATGCCCGGGGTGATCAGAAAGCCGCTGGAGCGGAACTTCGTCGTGGGCGAGCGCGATGCGCAGCGCGGGCTCGTCCTCCACGTCCAGGAGGGCGAGGGCTCCCTGCACGAGCGGTTCAGCACCCCCGGGATCAAGGCCTCCTCCCATTTCTGGGTCTCGCAGGACGGCGAGACGGAGCAGTACGTCTCCGTACTCGACCGCGCCTGGGCCCAGGTGGACGGGAACGGCGCCTGGGCCTCGGTCGAAACCTCCGGCTTCACCACGCGGGCCCTGACGGAAGCCCAGGTGGACGCCGTCTCCCGGATCTACCTGTGGGGCGCGGGCGCGCACGGCTGGCCGCCCTCGATCAGCGACAGCCCGGACCGGCCCGGCCTGGGCACGCACACCATGGGCGGCGCCGCCTGGGGCGCCCACGCCTGCCCCGGCCCGCTCCGGTCCGGCCAGCGCACCGAGATCATCCGCCGGGTCAAGGAACGCCTTCCGGCCGCGTGA
- a CDS encoding D-alanyl-D-alanine carboxypeptidase: MVILCAPLAHMRCGDWRLIENGTSKAVYGMTAVPVKGEEPDAAATTAADGDKPAPKPAPAPTPAPAETTDVAGAPDAPGPGKNPEPAPEAEAVEQPDSAPPAEPTSAAKPEAEPVTEPEPATERELKPEPEAEPEPEPEPKGESEREPVPVPAPDSEPEPEPEPTAERELKSEPEPVTEPESGPESELATVRERAPKPEAVPESDAERTSTFIALKVLDEDPPAPAPVSVSGPAPALVRVPSWAAAAPAPVPGSAPQAPAPQATAEQPLPALDLLAQLTNTPPPPETPARTAARRVRIWVPLFLLLAAVLAVVQALRPVPAAALVSEAAASSVTLDGRFDVPWPEKGQAALRVAGAGDVGTFGEQKPVPTASVAKVMTAYVILKGHPLKKDEAGPSIEVDAKAVADGTSDSESRIENLAVGNRFSQQDMLKMLMIPSGNNIARLLARWDTGSADEAAFVEKMNAEAKALGMDSTTYTDPSGLDAKTVSTAVDQLKLAEAVMQIDAFRAIVMLPSAPIPGLPGPIINNNGNLLLSPLSIKGIKTGSSSAAGGTLMWAAYKTVGDKTPMILGTMLDQHVTGPDPDGANSLILVKENSRKVIGAVREALTSAGAVKKGQVVGYVDDGLGTRTPVVSTKDATAVAVPGQKVELTLTAGEKGVPHEAKAGTEIGVLTIGTGPGAQQIPVALRTDLSGPSLGAKLTRLR, encoded by the coding sequence ATGGTCATCTTGTGCGCACCGCTCGCGCACATGCGATGCGGAGACTGGCGGCTGATCGAGAACGGCACGAGCAAGGCGGTGTACGGCATGACGGCGGTACCGGTGAAGGGCGAGGAGCCCGACGCGGCGGCTACGACGGCGGCGGACGGGGACAAGCCCGCGCCGAAGCCCGCGCCCGCGCCTACACCTGCGCCCGCCGAGACGACCGACGTCGCCGGTGCCCCTGACGCACCCGGGCCGGGGAAGAACCCGGAGCCCGCCCCGGAAGCCGAAGCCGTGGAACAGCCCGACTCGGCCCCCCCGGCGGAGCCGACGTCGGCCGCGAAGCCGGAGGCGGAGCCAGTCACGGAGCCGGAGCCAGCTACGGAGCGGGAACTGAAGCCGGAGCCGGAGGCCGAGCCCGAGCCCGAGCCCGAGCCGAAGGGGGAGTCGGAGCGGGAGCCCGTGCCCGTGCCCGCGCCCGACTCCGAGCCGGAGCCGGAGCCGGAGCCGACCGCGGAGCGGGAGCTGAAGTCGGAGCCCGAGCCGGTCACGGAGCCTGAGTCGGGGCCTGAGTCGGAGCTGGCCACCGTCCGGGAACGGGCGCCGAAGCCGGAGGCCGTGCCGGAATCGGACGCGGAGCGGACGAGCACCTTCATCGCGCTCAAGGTGCTGGACGAGGACCCGCCCGCGCCCGCGCCCGTGTCCGTATCCGGGCCCGCGCCCGCCCTCGTACGCGTCCCCTCCTGGGCGGCCGCCGCGCCGGCTCCTGTCCCCGGTTCGGCCCCGCAGGCACCCGCCCCGCAGGCCACCGCCGAGCAGCCGCTGCCCGCGCTCGACCTGCTCGCGCAGCTCACCAACACCCCGCCGCCGCCCGAGACGCCGGCCCGCACCGCCGCCCGCCGGGTCCGGATCTGGGTGCCGCTGTTCCTGCTGCTGGCCGCCGTGCTCGCCGTCGTACAGGCGCTGCGCCCGGTGCCCGCGGCGGCACTGGTCAGCGAGGCCGCCGCGTCGTCCGTCACCCTCGACGGCCGTTTCGACGTGCCCTGGCCCGAGAAGGGCCAGGCCGCCCTGCGGGTGGCGGGTGCGGGCGACGTGGGGACCTTCGGGGAACAGAAGCCCGTGCCGACGGCCAGCGTGGCCAAGGTGATGACGGCGTACGTGATCCTCAAGGGCCACCCGCTGAAGAAGGACGAGGCCGGCCCGTCGATCGAGGTCGACGCCAAGGCGGTGGCGGACGGTACCTCGGACAGCGAGTCCCGCATCGAGAACCTGGCGGTCGGCAACCGGTTCAGCCAGCAGGACATGCTGAAGATGCTGATGATCCCCTCGGGCAACAACATCGCCCGGCTGCTGGCCCGTTGGGACACGGGCAGCGCCGACGAGGCCGCCTTCGTGGAGAAGATGAACGCCGAGGCCAAGGCGCTCGGCATGGACTCCACCACCTACACCGACCCGAGCGGGCTCGACGCCAAGACCGTGAGCACCGCCGTCGACCAGCTGAAGCTGGCCGAGGCGGTCATGCAGATCGATGCGTTCCGCGCGATCGTGATGCTGCCCAGCGCCCCGATCCCCGGCCTCCCGGGTCCGATCATCAACAACAACGGCAACCTGCTGCTGTCCCCGCTCAGCATCAAGGGCATCAAGACGGGCTCCAGTTCGGCGGCCGGCGGAACGCTGATGTGGGCGGCCTACAAGACCGTGGGCGACAAGACCCCGATGATCCTGGGCACGATGCTCGACCAGCACGTCACCGGGCCCGACCCCGACGGTGCCAACAGCCTGATCCTCGTCAAGGAGAACAGCAGGAAGGTCATCGGGGCCGTCCGCGAGGCGCTGACATCGGCCGGCGCGGTCAAGAAGGGGCAGGTCGTCGGCTACGTGGACGACGGACTCGGAACCCGTACCCCGGTGGTGTCCACCAAGGACGCGACCGCCGTGGCCGTGCCGGGCCAGAAGGTCGAGCTGACCCTCACCGCGGGCGAGAAGGGCGTTCCGCACGAGGCGAAGGCGGGTACGGAGATCGGAGTGCTGACCATCGGCACCGGACCCGGCGCGCAGCAGATCCCCGTGGCCCTGCGGACGGACCTGTCCGGCCCCTCCCTCGGCGCGAAGCTGACGCGCCTGCGATGA
- a CDS encoding flotillin family protein has product MDAISLGIGVLVAVVLLVSVVLLLVVSRLFRKVEQGRALIISKTKRVDVTFTGAVVLPVLHKAEYMDISVKTIEIRRTGREGLICQDNIRADIHISFFVRVNKTVEDVIKVAQSIGTATASDKVAIQDFFAAKFSEALKTVGKQLDFVDLYTKREEFRDRIISVIGTDLNGYHLDDAAIDFLEQTPMTQLDAANILDAQGIRKITELTTIEHVRTNEFQRTEEKEITRQNVDARETILELERRQAEAEIKQRREVETLRAREEAATAKVQEEERLGAQGAFLRTEEHLGVQRENQAREITVAQKNRERVIAVENERIEKDRMLEVIARERETSLSSIAKDKEVEAERREVAEVVRERIAVDRTVAEQEESIKKLRMVEEAERTRQAVVIAAEAEAQERLVKDIKAAEAAESAAVHRAAEQLTLAEARLKSADLDARAKLRLAEAVQAESAAEGLAAVQVREKEADAIEKSGRAEAQAMEARLKAEAEGIRVRALAEALSIGEKLKAEAQGLTEKAAAMAALDEASRGHEEYRLRLAAEKEIRLAGLDVQRGLAEAQAMVVAAGLEKAEISIVGGDSVFFDRLVSAISLGKSIDGFVQHSDTARGLAGSWLDGTHDFTEDLTRVLGSFSTADVQNLTVSALLAKLAQGGGATAPVPSELPEPKTGPAATTHGPAALNGSTRA; this is encoded by the coding sequence ATGGATGCCATCTCCCTGGGCATCGGCGTACTCGTCGCCGTTGTCCTGCTCGTCTCGGTCGTGCTGCTGCTGGTGGTCAGCAGGCTGTTCCGCAAGGTGGAGCAGGGCCGGGCGCTGATCATCTCCAAGACGAAGAGGGTCGACGTCACCTTCACCGGGGCCGTCGTCCTGCCGGTGCTGCACAAGGCCGAGTACATGGACATCTCGGTGAAGACGATCGAGATCCGCCGCACCGGCCGGGAGGGGCTGATCTGCCAGGACAACATCCGGGCCGACATCCACATCAGCTTCTTCGTCCGCGTCAACAAGACCGTCGAGGACGTCATCAAGGTCGCCCAGTCCATCGGAACGGCGACGGCGAGCGACAAGGTCGCCATCCAGGACTTCTTCGCCGCGAAGTTCTCCGAGGCGCTCAAGACCGTCGGCAAACAGCTCGACTTCGTCGACCTGTACACCAAGCGCGAGGAGTTCCGCGACCGGATCATCTCCGTCATCGGCACCGACCTCAACGGCTACCACCTCGACGACGCCGCCATCGACTTCCTCGAACAGACCCCGATGACCCAGCTGGACGCCGCCAACATCCTTGACGCGCAGGGCATTCGGAAGATCACCGAGCTGACGACCATCGAGCACGTGCGGACGAATGAGTTCCAGCGCACGGAGGAGAAGGAGATCACCCGGCAGAACGTGGACGCCCGGGAGACCATCCTGGAACTCGAACGGCGCCAGGCGGAGGCCGAGATCAAGCAGCGCCGGGAGGTCGAGACGCTGCGGGCCCGTGAGGAGGCCGCCACCGCCAAGGTGCAGGAGGAGGAACGCCTGGGCGCCCAGGGCGCGTTCCTGCGCACCGAGGAGCACCTCGGGGTGCAGCGCGAGAACCAGGCGCGCGAGATCACGGTCGCGCAGAAGAACCGCGAGCGCGTCATCGCCGTCGAGAACGAGCGGATCGAGAAGGACCGGATGCTCGAGGTCATCGCGCGGGAACGGGAGACCTCGCTCTCCTCGATCGCCAAGGACAAGGAGGTGGAGGCGGAGCGCCGCGAGGTCGCCGAGGTGGTGCGCGAGCGGATCGCGGTGGACCGCACGGTCGCCGAGCAGGAGGAGTCGATCAAGAAGCTCCGGATGGTCGAGGAGGCCGAGCGCACCCGGCAGGCGGTGGTCATCGCGGCCGAAGCCGAGGCGCAGGAGCGGCTGGTCAAGGACATCAAGGCGGCGGAGGCGGCCGAGTCCGCGGCCGTCCACCGGGCGGCGGAGCAGCTCACGCTCGCCGAGGCCCGGCTGAAGTCCGCCGACCTCGACGCGCGGGCCAAGCTGCGGCTGGCGGAGGCCGTGCAGGCCGAGTCCGCCGCCGAGGGGCTGGCGGCCGTACAGGTCCGGGAGAAGGAGGCCGACGCCATCGAGAAGTCCGGGCGGGCGGAGGCCCAGGCGATGGAGGCGCGGCTGAAGGCGGAGGCCGAGGGGATCCGCGTCAGGGCGCTCGCGGAGGCCCTCTCGATCGGCGAGAAGCTGAAGGCGGAGGCGCAGGGTCTGACGGAGAAGGCGGCGGCGATGGCGGCGCTGGACGAGGCCTCGCGCGGGCACGAGGAGTACCGGCTGCGGCTGGCCGCGGAGAAGGAGATCCGGCTGGCCGGGCTCGACGTGCAGCGGGGGCTCGCGGAGGCGCAGGCCATGGTGGTCGCGGCGGGGCTGGAGAAGGCCGAGATCAGCATCGTGGGAGGGGATTCGGTCTTCTTCGACCGGCTGGTCTCCGCCATCTCGCTCGGCAAGAGCATCGACGGGTTCGTCCAGCACTCCGACACCGCGCGAGGCCTCGCCGGATCGTGGCTGGACGGCACCCACGACTTCACCGAGGACCTCACCCGCGTACTCGGCTCCTTCTCCACGGCGGACGTGCAGAACCTGACGGTGTCGGCCCTGCTGGCCAAGCTCGCACAGGGGGGAGGCGCGACGGCCCCCGTCCCGTCCGAGCTGCCCGAACCGAAGACCGGGCCGGCTGCCACCACCCACGGCCCCGCCGCCCTCAACGGCTCGACCAGGGCCTGA